Genomic segment of bacterium:
AATGGCTGGCCGAAACGGACATATACTCCATCCCGCAGCAAGCCGTCACGAACGGATAGACGAACATCGAGTACTTCCGTCCCCATCCGAGCAGCTTGTCGAAGCGGGTGGTCATCACCTGACCCTTGAGCACCGCCGCGATATCTTGCCTGTGTCCGTTTGGTTCCATGTTCACCGTCTTATCCACATCCGCACGAACTACTTCCACTCCAGTACACGCTTGCTGACCTCGTAGTACAATCCCACTCCAAGGATCGCCAGGAAAATGACCGCCGCGATGAATCCGACGATTCCGATACTGCCGAAGCTCACCGCCCACGGATAGAGGAACGCGATCTCGATATCGAATACGATGAACAGCACCGCCACCAGATAGAACTTGATGGGATAGGGCGCACGCGCATCGGTCTTGGAAATCGTTCCGCACTCGAAGGGCTGCGCCTTGATCTCGTTCATTTTCTTTGGCCCGAGCCAAGCCGAAAGCGCGAGGAACATGCCGACCAATCCGCAGGTGGCTGCGAACAGGACCAGAAAGGTCGAGAGATTACCACTGAAAAAGGATGTTTCCATATGTCAGGAGAACAAACGTTGCGGAATTCGGGATCGCGCTATGACTTGAGGATCAGCCGGTGAAGCTTATAGGCAAGCGGCGGAACAATAACGAGCTGGGCAATCATTCCGGGAATGGCCGGTATAATAAGAACCATCGCGTAGTAATCAATCTCGCGAATTCCGGTCACTACGACGGATACGGCG
This window contains:
- a CDS encoding NADH-quinone oxidoreductase subunit A, with product METSFFSGNLSTFLVLFAATCGLVGMFLALSAWLGPKKMNEIKAQPFECGTISKTDARAPYPIKFYLVAVLFIVFDIEIAFLYPWAVSFGSIGIVGFIAAVIFLAILGVGLYYEVSKRVLEWK